One Cucumis sativus cultivar 9930 chromosome 1, Cucumber_9930_V3, whole genome shotgun sequence DNA segment encodes these proteins:
- the LOC105436183 gene encoding uncharacterized protein LOC105436183: protein MNHPPLPPPPSTPNPPTKMLKECGNCGSQGRWILHHVRIRGINRRLCTSCVLRLHPSSFCPSCFQFYDLSVSPHPSNRFTCSKCSSITHSHCVVNPACPDPQLLSSTTSSSYLCPPCAKPNFSFFDSDSKPRISPKSIDRKTAVVLLCAAKIASASMAKAVIVARADAERKVREAAMARKRAREALEHVGFVVARERARRKEEASVEVSGSGNLGVKEKERNRTLGPTVKAENAFEMPAVSTLNTGSALTQRRESLNGFVRQMSMVKNEAAASMEESARHKNVEVAERLQSNNNIGLLNEKEKNENGEVEHVKNDHIGGTVNTTK, encoded by the coding sequence ATGAACCAccctcctcttcctcctccacCTTCCACTCCAAATCCCCCTACCAAAATGCTGAAGGAGTGTGGAAATTGCGGCTCTCAAGGTCGATGGATTCTGCATCACGTTCGTATACGAGGTATTAATCGTCGCCTTTGCACTTCCTGCGTCCTTCGTCTTCATCCCAGTTCGTTTTGCCCTTCTTGCTTCCAGTTCTATGATCTTTCTGTGTCTCCTCATCCCTCCAATCGTTTCACTTGTTCTAAATGTTCTTCTATTACGCATTCTCATTGCGTTGTCAATCCGGCTTGCCCCGACCCTCAGCTTCTGTCCTCCACTACCTCCTCCTCTTATCTCTGCCCTCCCTGCGCCAAGcccaatttttcatttttcgaTTCCGACTCAAAGCCTCGAATTTCACCTAAGTCTATTGATAGGAAGACGGCTGTGGTGTTGCTCTGTGCGGCTAAGATTGCCTCTGCATCGATGGCTAAGGCAGTGATTGTGGCGCGAGCGGATGCGGAGAGGAAAGTGAGGGAGGCGGCTATGGCGAGGAAGAGAGCAAGAGAGGCTCTTGAGCATGTCGGTTTTGTTGTGGCTAGAGAAAGAGCTAGGCGTAAGGAAGAGGCTTCAGTGGAGGTTTCAGGTTCTGGGAATTTGGgagtgaaggagaaagagaggaaTAGGACTTTGGGTCCTACGGTGAAAGCAGAGAATGCTTTTGAGATGCCTGCAGTATCAACTTTGAACACTGGTAGTGCTTTAACTCAGAGAAGGGAGAGCTTAAATGGGTTTGTGAGACAGATGTCAATGGTGAAGAATGAGGCGGCTGCTTCCATGGAGGAATCTGCAAGGCATAAAAATGTTGAGGTTGCTGAACGTTTACAGAGTAACAACAACATTGGTTTATTAAatgagaaggagaagaatgaGAATGGTGAAGTTGAGCATGTGAAAAATGATCATATTGGAGGAACTGTTAATACCACAAAATAG
- the LOC101217178 gene encoding mucin-5AC → MAQTASKCFFFSIMSLLAICSSGRFGGSHLGVEENASSELKWKFPEFGRTTMHDATTNFPTTPDTSTPTIITVPSTNPVTITPSSPAATPVSIPLTTPFTVPANSPVPLTNPVAPPVTVPGAQPITNPVTTYPAPSGGAPVLTPPTNPVPVSPPATTNAPVIPGQSWCVARSGASEMALQSALDYACGTGGADCSQIQQSGSCYNPNTLENHASFAFNSYFQKNPSSTSCDFGGSAMVTNSNPSTGSCIYPSSSSSATPASMTPSVPTQTPTTTAPITVSPTTVTNPTTSSPVGTGMPENGSPPGVFNTDNPASSIGSTTGFGTEIPPSSSTSISVAAGLRPFTCFIILTMSFITHRIITLDW, encoded by the exons ATGGCCCAAACAGCTTCcaaatgcttctttttttccattatgTCTCTCCTTGCCATCTGCTCGTCTG GTAGATTTGGTGGGTCGCATTTGGGAGTGGAAGAAAATGCTTCCTCGGAGTTGAAGTGGAAGTTCCCTGAATTTGGTCGGACTACAATGCACGACGCCACAACAAATTTTCCTACAACCCCGGACACCTCCACACCGACAATCATCACCGTTCCCTCGACCAACCCTGTCACTATCACTCCGTCGAGCCCTGCTGCCACGCCGGTGTCCATTCCTTTAACGACACCATTCACAGTTCCGGCTAACTCTCCGGTGCCGCTCACGAATCCGGTTGCGCCGCCGGTTACAGTTCCCGGAGCACAGCCCATAACGAACCCTGTCACGACGTATCCAGCTCCGTCAGGTGGCGCTCCAGTGTTGACACCCCCCACAAACCCAGTTCCGGTATCCCCTCCGGCGACAACAAACGCACCGGTAATTCCAGGACAAAGCTGGTGTGTAGCCAGGTCCGGCGCTTCGGAGATGGCTCTCCAGTCGGCGTTGGATTACGCTTGTGGCACTGGAGGGGCTGACTGTTCTCAAATCCAGCAAAGTGGAAGCTGTTACAACCCAAATACACTTGAAAACCACGCATCTTTTGCATTCAATAGCTATTTTCAGAAGAATCCTTCTTCTACAAGCTGTGACTTTGGAGGATCTGCAATGGTTACCAACTCCAATCCAA GCACTGGCTCTTGTATTTAcccatcatcatcttcctctGCAACGCCGGCATCCATGACGCCGTCGGTTCCAACGCAGACACCGACAACAACAGCGCCGATCACAGTCTCACCAACTACAGTTACAAATCCAACAACTTCTTCACCAGTGGGGACCGGCATGCCAGA AAATGGAAGTCCTCCTGGTGTATTTAACACAGACAATCCAGCTTCGAGCATAGGCAGCACAACGGGGTTTGGAACTGAGATTCCTCCAAGCTCAAGCACCTCAATATCCGTAGCGGCTGGATTGAGACCCTTTACTTGCTTCATCATTCTCACCATGTCCTTCATCACTCATAGAATAATCACTCTGGACTGGTGA